A genome region from Brassica oleracea var. oleracea cultivar TO1000 chromosome C2, BOL, whole genome shotgun sequence includes the following:
- the LOC106323914 gene encoding uncharacterized protein LOC106323914 — MGLPSQFVNWIRLCISTASFSVSGVRLTHLSFADDILVFTDGTIESVNGVIEVLKEFADMSTLHINASKSQIFVAGSDHTGMITEAESLGIGVGNLPIRYLGMPLTTKSLTAHDYEH, encoded by the exons ATGGGGCTACCATCACAGTTCGTCAACTGGATAAGACTGTGCATCTCAACAGCTTCTTTTTCGGTCTCA GGAGTCAGGCTCACTCATTTGAGTTTTGCTGACGACATCCTGGTCTTCACTGACGGTACCATCGAGTCGGTAAATGGGGTTATAGAGGTTCTGAAGGAATTTGCAGATATGTCTACCCTCCATATAAATGCATCAAAGTCTCAAATCTTTGTAGCTGGAAGTGATCATACGGGCATGATTACTGAAGCAGAATCTTTGGGAATTGGAGTTGGAAATCTACCTATCCGATACTTAGGTATGCCTTTAACCACCAAGTCCTTAACAGCTCACGACTATGAGCATTGA